The Globicephala melas chromosome 13, mGloMel1.2, whole genome shotgun sequence genome includes a region encoding these proteins:
- the BRI3BP gene encoding BRI3-binding protein produces the protein MGARSSGGPRAQAGFLLLLLFGLLAPGVQGARGRGGTEKNSYRRTVNTFSQSVSSLFGEDNVRAAQKFLTRLTERFVLGVDMFVETLWKVWAELLDVLGLDVSNLSQYFNPSSVANSPTRALLLVGVVLLAYWFLSLTLGFTFSVLHVVFGRFFWVVRVILFSMSCVYILHKYEGEPENAVLPLCFVVAVYFMTGPMGFYWRSSPSGPSVEEKLEQLENQVRLLNIRLNRVLESLDRSNGK, from the exons ATGGGCGCGCGCTCTTCGGGCGGACCCCGGGCCCAGGCTGggttcctgctgctgctgctgttcggGCTGCTGGCCCCGGGCGTGCAAGGGGCACGGGGCCGCGGCGGCACCGAGAAGAACAGCTACCGCCGCACGGTCAACACCTTCTCGCAGAGCGTCAGCAGCCTGTTCGGCGAGGACAACGTGCGCGCCGCTCAGAAG TTCCTGACGAGGCTGACCGAGAGGTTCGTGCTGGGAGTGGACATGTTTGTGGAAACCCTGTGGAAAGTTTGGGCAGAGCTCTTGGACGTCCTTGGACTTGACG TCTCGAACCTGTCCCAGTACTTCAATCCAAGCTCGGTGGCCAACAGCCCCACACGTGCCCTCCTGCTGGTGGGCGTCGTCCTCCTGGCCTACTGGTTCTTGTCTCTGACCCTGGGCTTCACCTTCAGCGTCCTGCACGTGGTGTTCGGCCGCTTCTTCTGGGTGGTGCGGGTCATCCTGTTCTCCATGTCGTGCGTGTACATCTTGCACAAGTACGAGGGTGAGCCCGAGAACGCCGTGCTGCCGCTGTGCTTCGTGGTGGCCGTCTACTTCATGACCGGGCCCATGGGCTTCTACTGGCGCAGCAGCCCCAGTGGCCCCAGCGTGGAGGAGAAGCTGGAACAGCTGGAGAACCAGGTCAGACTGCTCAACATCCGTCTCAACCGAGTGCTGGAGAGTCTTGACCGCTCCAACGGCAAGTGA